From the genome of Lates calcarifer isolate ASB-BC8 unplaced genomic scaffold, TLL_Latcal_v3 _unitig_54_quiver_1573, whole genome shotgun sequence:
TAATGTCTTGGACAATATTTTGCAATCAACATTTATTAGGCTTACAGGTCTATAATTAGCTGGGTCCGTTGAatccttgtcttttttttttggtatcaATGATATAATGGCTTCCTTAAAACTTTCTTGGAGTGAGCTGTATTGAAATGCTTCCTGGAGAACATCTGTAAGAAATGGACAAAGAATATCTGCATATTTCTTATAGTACTTGACTAGGAAGCCATCTACACATGTACACCAGGTGATTTCCCTGTTTTCATACCCTTAATTGCCATTTAGACTTCAGCTTCTGTTTCAGGGGCATCCATACCATCCTTTTTCTCGAGAGAAAGTTGTCGTAGCTTGTCCTTCTGGAAGAAAGTGTTCAGGTCTTCATCACTAGCTGAACACATTGATGTATACAGATCTCTAACACAGTTGACTTAACCCCCATTCAGACCTCAACCTGTGATCCTAGTGACTCTTAGCACCACCTCCAAGCGTTTAAATACCTGGGATTCCCCAACCAGTTTTTAGAATtgaggaagcctttcagatgagaggtgaaacgtttTCAAGAAACCTACAGAAttccagttgccttcaactctcGCACTTGAGACtatcatgacctggatgactgagaatctacacagacacactttctGGATGCAGAGAAATAGTTTTGAAAggatgtttcattcatttctacaATTTGCTTTGATCAAAATGaacccaaacaaaaaaaaggctGCCCAACAAAAAATATACCacattttgatgtgtgtgttgtgtgttttcagtctgtcaggctgtctgattAGAGAGaaaggctgtgcttctctggcctcagctctgagatccaacccctcccatctgagagagctggacctgagctacaatcatccaggagactcaggagtgaagctgctgtctgctggactggaggatccagactggagactggacactctcaggtatggagaggcctgctgcagccacagacaatgtctgatagaggaggaagagctggaaacattttctctgtcacagctgatgacagatctctacacaagagctttgacttcaacaacaacaagagaatAATCCAacagtctgtgtatgagagccatgtaatgtccatgttagcatgctgaaagagaatgtgctggtctgacccccctcctcctttcagggtGGAGCCTGGTGGAGTCCGATGGTTGAGACCAGGTCTGAcgaagtgtaagtgtgtttttaatgtgattcctgaaaacaaagcagcttcaaactgtcacatcactgatgtcatgagtcatcatcaaactgtcaatcaatgatCAGATCATCcatcaataactgcagctgtattgtgtcttgttctctccatcagattcctgtcaactcacaatcgacacaaacacagtgaacacaaagaTCAAACTGTCTGACGACAACAGGAAGGTGATATATGTGGAGGAGGAtcagtcatatcctgatcatccagacagatttgaccAGTtgtctcagctgctgtgtagaactggtctgactggtcgctgttactgggaggtcgagtggagaggaggagttgATGtatcagtgagttacagaggaatcagcaggaaaggagagagtgaTGAATGTTGGTTTGGAAGAAACAatcagtcctggagtctgaGATGCGCTTATCCTCAGGGTTACTCTGTCTGTCACAATAACAGAGAAACAACtatctcctcatcctctctctgtcacagagtagcagtgtatgtggactgtcctgctggctctctgtccttctacagagtctcctctgactctctgatccacctccacaccttcaacaccacattcactgaaccTCTGTATCCTGGGTTTACTCTCTGGCGGCCTGGTTCCtcagtgtctttgtgttcagtgtagcagagtctgatagttcagtctgtttatgtctgtctctgtcactcacacacattttcagatgtATTAATGTACTAAATctgttaatttttaaaaaaaaactccttcctcctctcaaTGCCAGAATCAGCTGTAGTGGGTGATAACAACAAatcctctctgctgttattaACAATTTTCCCTTTATATCTCGACTACTATCTTATTGGCATTTCACAACTTTCAAGCAAAGACAAAGTAGATGACAGATAAAAAATTCAGATTTCGTCCAGCAGGAGTTGCTGCTGGCTGTTTGAAGAAAACTTTGAAGCAACTTGCTGACTTTGTGttgggaaataaaatgtaatctgaCTAATTTTGTGGAAATAAGTCCACATGTGCACTGTCTACGTCAACTGAATGTATAACCACATATTTATCTGGGAGGTAGAAACTCAGTAAGataaaagaacatttaaacCAAAGTGATCAAAGTAAATAAGTTTAATATAAAgttgtattttctgtaaatgttcCCAAAGTTCTGATCTGAAATAATAACTTAGATCagctttgtattttttttaacattgatCTCAGtatttttagacttttattGTGTCCGTTTATCAATCAAGCCACAGAGCACCACAGTAATATGTGCAGAGAGCTGTTTGTTCTTCAGGTGTTACAGTAAACTCTGTCACCTGTCAGGTTTTAGCTgtgaacagaaataaacagatgtGACGACAGGTCTTCTCCATGTGGGCTGGTCCGAGTTTGCATTTTTTCAGTTCTTAAGAGACTAATATAAATCCTGAAGGGGGCACACAAAGACCGTTAATGTGTAGGATTCAGAATTTTGTGCTACACCCCTGATCATAGTTCACCACTGCACAAATCTGCAGGAAACCTATGATCTGTAATGATGTGTCCAAAAGCTGCCCAAGTAGGGCCCATCCATTCAGCTAGCATATTGatgatatttaaaataatataataataaaatatatttaaaatatatatttgtgtacACTGTACTTTTTGTCTATTATTAAGTGCACTTTCTTTGTATTCTTGCTTTTTAATGCATAGCTAAACAAGATTTCATGAAttgaacataaaaataaataggtAAAGATAATCTGCTGTAACACCAGGTCCCTGCTGAGGAACTACATCTGAGGCCTTGAGAAAACTactaaaatgtgatgaaatcCTGATTTCTCAACAGGAAGACATAAAACCACAGTTTCAGGTTTGGGCCAAAATGACCAAAACTTTGGCTGAAGTTTGGTGGAAGCAAGCAGAACCTGAAACCACAAATTAATCAAAGTCcccacacagaaaataaaacattttaaaccttCAACAGGAGtttatttttgataccttaatgaaaacataacaaatcTGACACAACCAGTAACAGAAATACaccatgtcttttctttttattcataaGAATGCACGGTCAGTTCATCATACATGATATCTGAGAAAACATTTATGAATAGATCtcaaccacaaacagacactttTTAGGTCACATGTTGAGTCTCGAAGTAAGAATCAAATTTCATTAGAAACACGTTAAAAGATAAATATGAAATGTAGCTcataaaaactattttgtgCAGGCTGTTTTCCATATATTCAAAGTGAGAGATAATATCTGTCCCTTCAGTGATAACTACATGTGTTGTTTGgcacagtgtgttttcagagttCTTTGTAAAGTCTTTCAGAAGGTTCATTGTTTATCAGCATCTAAAACGTTCAGTTTGATATATGTATGTTATGTAATAAAAGttaatgtctgtaaaatgaGAGTCACCACgtctgacaacaaaacacaacaaagaaaaagaagatgaggaggaggaggtttacTAACGGAAATGGGAGGAACTCCACTGGGAATTCAAACTGGTAATACATGAATGAAATAAGGAGAAACCGCAGGAGAGATGCATTGAAATTAGACCCAGGGGAAGGAGAACTGTTTGATTTTcctcataaataaatatgtggaATGAAGGTGGGGGAGGTGCTGCCTTCGCTGCCTGTGGTTACTTACTGTTAGAAAGCATAAAGGGAAAATGGGAACATTATCTGCAGACATGTACAGGCGCCAAGACCCGAGCTGGAAGATCAGGATTTGCTTATTACTATACAAATTTTGAGGCGATGAAATACCCtcgagggggggggggttggccTTTACAGCAGAATAATTATAATTTGGACAATGCAGTGAACTGAGGAGGTCCAGTCGAGTCAGGAGCCTGAACAGACCTGGCACCAGAGCTGCTGGTTTAACTCTGAAATATCTTCTCGTGCGATAACAAATAGCAgatggaggaaagaggagagaggagagaccgCCACAAAGAAGGACCGGCTGAATCCCACCGAGGATCAGCCAGAGGTCGTGGAGACGGACCCTGAATTCATCCCTGCGGACTGCAGTGGTcgccagcaggtggcagcagtgcGCGTCTCAACCGGAAACTCCAGAAGAAGAGGAAGCGAAAGTGGGAGATGACTTTTAACTCGATTTAAAAACAACGTTAAAACACGTCTGAGAGGTGTAAAGAACAAAGATGAGACACTTCGGGAGGTCAGTTGGTGATAAAACGTCCTAAAATCATCACGTGAGCCGAAGATAACTGAGTGACGTAGAGTTGTTGTAAGCTAATTTTGGCTAACTAGCAGGGTGCTTTCCCGGAAATCACACGTCATCCAACAAactaaaacactttaaaacatAAAGTTTGTCTTTTATAACTAAAGCCCTTACTAAGGAGATGAATGTTTAGCTAACCAGCTCCCTCGGGCTAACACCAGTGGCCTGGGATCAGTTTATGTCGAGCTAATTAGCTTCAGCTTAGCTTCAATAACAGGTTTTTTAAACAGGTTTTGCTCATTTTATGGATAAAAACTACTGTGAGTGAAGCTTTTATTAACTCTGTCTGTGCCACAGCTAAAATACACACTCACTACTGCTTCATGTGTACTTGTACTGTGATACTTCAAGTACATTTTGATGCTAATACTTTGAATACAGAGTAGTTTTACTGGGATAAAAGTTGTTTCTGAGGCTGTGGACGTTTCATTAATCAGTCAATCACTGGTGTTTTTCTCCCAGCGGTTTATCCtgtctgtgttaatgtgtgtaatgtACCTTTACTTTCTGTAAATATGAAGGACTGACTGaggtcagtgttgtgttgaCCTTGTGTCAAATATTGAACCAGTCACAGGTTACATGTTGTGTTTCTTGGCTGTAGATGTTTATTCAGAGGTTAAATCATCTACAGgtaaatgtgtgttgttgtagaGTTCAGGTGAAAAAATTCACCTGTCAACCTTTGTGAACCTGCTGCAGCCGAACAGTGACGaacacatgaatgcatcagtcactgtgcagctgcaggtgtgtctgCAGAAATACCTGTTTCCTAATCTgactcacagcacagagattAGGAATCAAACCTGTCtgtacatgttgttgttgttcagttgatttttgcttttcttttactttcGTTTCCTGTTTTAACAGAGATTTTGCAGAAGCTCTGTGGGATCAGTGTAAGTCAGGCGGTCAAAGACAATCACAGAACCAGCAGCATGTGAATTAAACCTGAGGATCTGAAACAGATTCTCCTCTTtgtgatttcctgtttttaaccacaattattaaaatgagtgatttttcttttttaaattggtGTTTATGGATCACAGTTCAGAGAGGATGTGATTATCGATTAATCTGTTGGTAAAAATTTCCATCATGAGCCCAAATAAATCCAGTTTAATTttacagaagagaaagaaaagcagaagcTGAACCTGCACAGTTTTGATCCTGGTTCAGATGCTTTCGATCATTCACTgtcctgtctctttctgcagatTGATCTGGATCGTCATTTATGGCATCAGTACAGGTGAGTGGCTTTAGATATAAATGTTTCACAGCCTCAGCTGGTCTGAGTCAGGCGTCATGGAACAGAGGTTAAACAGAGGAGTCTTTTAAAACCATTACCATGCTCCAGCAGCTGTCGCTGCAGTGACGCATTTTCATACAAATTCCTCCAAGAGCATAACCAGAGCTGAAAGTTAATCTGCCTCTTGGCTTGTGTTGAAACACACAGGCTGACATTGGCATCAGcctccacagaaaacaaactgtgactaaccaaagtttctgatccttcaggtttagttgatcagatcatcttcacagatgaacaccactgttctgatgtttgaagtaagaagctaatgttaggctataaaccaactacaccacggtcacatgacgtcaacgtctccaccactaagcttccaactggtcatttcatttagctctgagctcttctacaaaagcctttcttcttagaaagttagtgagagtttgaaagagcgtgagtagaaacacaacgaggctgtaaaggtggactggtgagtaaaggtggactggtgagtaaaggtggactggtgagtagatgggttttcatcTCAACTTAAACACTTTTAAAACTACCTGGAGTATCCTTGAATCTCTTTGAATCATCAGAAACATCCACAAAACTCCCTGAATTATCCTTAAATTTCATTGGAACATCTGAAAAAAGTCACTGAATCACCTGAAATATCCTTAAATCACCTGGAAACATTATAACATCTGTAAAACTGAATCTCTTTGCAAACAAACTTAAATCTCCTTGAATGGTTTGAGAACATGTTCAGTTTACTCTGTGTTAACTGTGCTATCAGTGCCCACAATCACTGAGAGTGAACTCTTATTTAATCATGCAGTCACACCTTATAAAAGCCTGTGTCATACCTGTGGTCAGGGTCACACCTCCTCTCTAAGGTGAAAGCTTCGGTCCTTCGCTTCAGTCAAGAGTTCGGTCTCAGGCGTCGCCTTAAAGACGAGTGGAGGGCATCGTCTGAACACAgaccttcctcttccttcttgtttttgtggcttctcttttctctctcggTTCCTCCTCTCAGAGGACACAGTGCTGTTTGTCTTCACACTGCACACTAAATTCATTCACATCAAAGGGAGacaaagcagagcagagttaGTACATTCCTTTATTTAGCCTCTGTGATTGAGTTTGTTTATCTGCAGCTGCTCCTGTTCTCATCTGCACACAAAGGCCGCAACGTCGATAAGGTGCAGGGAGATGTAAACATGTAGGTGGGCGTTCAGGTAAAGACAGAGGTCAGGTCAGGTGAACCTGGGTCTGATTTTCATGTGTctctgggtgtaaatgattgacagggacaaaaatgattggagtgtttttttattaaagagtcagattcttttagtttaaccagaaacatctctatatatcactaccagactccatagagaaaaacagggatttaaccaggagctgctggaataccactgcctccatctgttagtgtgtctgtgttactgtgtgactttcagtggtggaagaagtaatcagatactttactgaagtaaaagtaccacacagtaacacagacacgctaacagatggaggcagtggtattccagcagctcctggttaaatccctgtttttgtcaatggagtctggtatggATCAGTGAACAGTTTCTCCTGAAACCAAATGATGTGgctcttaaataaaaagctgtatctcttacagctgtcactgaacagCTGGATTACAGCAGCGGCTGTTGGTTGTTTGGTTCTCTGGTGTTGCTCAACACTGAACTAAATGTGGGAAATgagacccaggttcaaaaatctaggttgtttttaataattagTGCCAAGAGAAATGGATGAAATGTCTTTGTGAATCATCTGTAAAGCTGCAATTATGTGGATCAGTTTGTGCACATGTCCTCCTCCACGTCCAACACAAAGCCTGGTTACTCATCGTCATTAAAcgttcctcctcctgcagctctgatgGATGATGTGTCAATAAATTTAGCCACACAGTAACTCTGCATGGTTGATGTGAGACCTGGGACGTGCCACTTTGCTCCATCATCACATAAGAATGTACTCCTGAACGCCTCTTTTGAGGGAAGTGGTGTGTGCAGGTTGAATTTATATTTTCCATTGAGGGAATAGATTGAGGTGACTCAGCTTTAGATCTGtaacagaggaaggaagaaacGTTTCACAGTGGATTCATAAAACAGGAGCACACGTTTGAGTCTCTAAAAATCAGTTCTGTTGTTAGTCCTTTATTATTGATTATCTACTGATACTGGTTTTATTTCTCAGATTGTTAtcatcagtgtctgacaacattatgagaggattcctacagagacagagctttttattaaagagtcagatccagAATCATCtctgctggaataccactgcctccatctgttagtgtgtctgtgttactgtgtggtacttttacttcagtaaagtatctgattacttcttcctccactgaaagtcacacagtaacacagacacactaacagatggaggcagtggtattccagcagctcctggttaaatccctgtttttctctatggagtctggtagtgatagCGAGCATGAGACAGGATTAGACTTTATTTGGCATTTGCACAGGTGCATGTTAGCACAGGCACATTGGAATTAGAGGTGTGTAGAGGAGTGAATATTAATgaacagtgttttctgtctcacagtGAGCTGCCAGGTGAAAGTCGAGGGTTTTATCAGTGACAGCGTCCTGCTGCCCTGCATCTACAGAGAAGGCCCTCTACCTGACCAATTCAACGTCCACTGGAGAGACAAAGACGACAAGATCGTGCTGGACATCAACAACAGAGTCCAGGACTTGACAACACAGGACCAGGTGTTCAAAGGTCGAGTGAGGAGTTTCCCTGATGAGTACAAGGCGGGAAACTTCACTGTCGTCCTGGAGCAGGCCCGACAGTCAGACAGCGGCACCTACGAGTGCCATGTCCCTAAGGTGGACTTCCAGCGGAGAGTCCAACTGACCGTCGCAGGTTTGTACACCTCTTATATGTTCTAACACGagctgcagtgtcagtgtgcAGCTTCACATTAAACTGATCATAGAAGAAGAAGTTAACtgattaaaagagagagaataatcCATCTAGGACGagtttaataaataaaatccatCATTTTATCTTGGTCTTCATCAAACTGTTGGAGCTCAGATTGTGAATACAAACagctgagtttgtttgtttaaagctCAGGGTTTTCTATCAGCGTCGcggacatgaaaacattttcagtcgactgctttctctctgtttcaagTCAGTGTCTCTTTTTCTGACGTCCTCACTCTGATCTTAAACCAGATAAAGGATTGTAgtcgtcagacgtctggatcttcaggaATCACAGCCGCTCTCCACGTCCTCAGAAACATCTGTATGATGCAGTGTTTCACTGACTTTAACCAGCTGCTCTGTTTAAACCTGAGCAGATGAAAACAATGGCAatgacttgtttttcttcaaaaaGGAAATTCAAGCTGAAAAATGCTGCCACATCGTATCGTTCATGATAATACCGGCACCGATTTTACACCAAAAGGTTTCATCTCAGGAAATGAGCGGCACATCAGCAGCTCATCTGCAAACTGTAGTAAACAATCTAGACTTCTCTCCTTAAAACAGTGGCAGGAAGCCAGAGCAGGACACTGACctcagaggagaagctgctgttcTCAGGAAGTGGTTCAGACGAGATGCAACTTTCTGCAGAATGTGGCAACTCAACACGTTTTTTTTTCACGTCCTGAAGCAAAACTACAGACGTGAGTGTGATGAGGGGCAGAGTATCTGTGCTGCAGACGGTGAGAGTAAACTGAAGCCGAGCAGAGCTGGAGACGTGTATgtcatgaaaatatttgaaaccTGGAGCAAACGTTCACTCTACAGTCCAATGGTCCTTTCATCTCAGACTGACCCTGAAGTATCAGAGTGTCAGCCATGTCTTACCTCCTGTAGCAGAGGAGACGCTGGACCTTCCTTTACGGAAGGAGAGGGCAGAGTGACGTCCCAGGATTCCTTGCAGCAGGATGCATGGCGGCAGATCCGTGCGCACGTGGGCACAACAGAGTTTCTCGATCAGACTCGTACAGGGATCCTTCTCCCTctgaaaaaatcattttctcttAACAAACGTATAAAAGTCCAAGGTCAGGACAGGAAACTGCAGCTGTCCCATCTCATTGTAATGGTTCGACTTTCTCGACTTCATTCCTTCCTGTgctggacaggaaaccttattgaactCTAGTCCAAGTTAGTATTAAAAAAGAGCAGTTTCTCCCAGTTCTCCTGCATTTCTCTGACCTCAGGTTATTTCCCATCATGCTCAAGGGGAAGTGGTGTGGAGAGATTTGAGCCCTGAGCTCAAAGAGGAACTGGTGAGATGTAGTTTCTCTCAGAACTAATTAACATGGTCGTCGTGGTTTTTAATGGTTAGTTGTTCCAACCACAACAGATGTGGAACAGTGAGTAAAGAGTCAGTAAGAGCTGAACTGTGACTGACGAGGTCTTTGTGTAACCATCGTTGTTATTCCAGCAGCAGGGTCCACTCACTCTGAGTTTTACTGCTGTTAGTCAGGGTTGAATATTTAGCTCCAGTGTTTGATCAGGAGAAAATAATCTTACCTCAGGATCTGTGTAGTCCCTGATCTGGCTCTCAGTGGTGTCCCATgatcctcctcctgtttcacaCTCGGTGAAgtgctctgcagtgtttccccCTCGGCGGCGGAGTCGTCTCTGATCTGATGGTTTCATATGTGACGACTCCTCTCAGCAGAGTGTGACTCTCTTCACGTTCGCTCGTCTCTGTGGCATGACgctgccctctgctgctcagtcctggtcctggtcctggacCTGAGACTGTCACAGCCGCTGGAGGCATTAAGCTTTCAccatccacagctatgtgaacaagaccacacacaaacagagacctTGAACACATCGTCAGTCTCTACTTTAAATCAGTCGGGCATCGAGTCCATGTTGACTTCTGGGTCTAAAGTTTAGAATGAGGATAGTAAACTCTTGTTTATTAAACTTTATATCATCTGGTTTTAATAGAGCTCCATTATTTTTAGACACTGGCAgcaacattttcctctttagTGATTTtgcctacaaaataaaagcatgagaAACTTCCTTTCTTTGCAGCAACTCTTTTTTcaagcttttattctgaaaagatCTGACCAGAGTTCAAAAGATTGTTGCTGCTCAACAAACATCTGATCTCAATCCATTAATCTCCTCAGTCTGCTTTTGATTATgttcaacagcagcatcaacagttttattttgggCTGCAACCAaagattgtttttcatctctaaatgttttcacttgttaCAACTTATTACAACAAATGCTTCAATTTTAGAGGCTGAAATCAGAGAATGTTTGCttcattaatgtatttattttaatatgttcTTCATTTGAAGTTGGTTTTATTATTAGAACATTGTGTTGAATGTCCTGTCTGCTGTAACAGCAGTAAACCTGCAACTAGTGGATGAAAAGTCAATTAGATTAAGTTCAAATCAATGTTCAACAGCTGTAATAATGAATTCATAATATCTGCAGAGAAGATGCAGCTTCTCCACAGATTAAAAGAGAGAATAATCTGATGATGTGCAGCTCAGAAACATGACACTGGTCAAACTGTGACACTGAGCAACATAACAGATCAGTTTAACCTGGTGTGTTTCCTATAAATGTGGCTAATGTGACTTTATATGTTGTGATAACTGTGAATTGTAGTTGTGTGGTTGCTGTAGCTGGTCATGCAGCTCCTTTGCCAGATTAAATCAAACCTTTCCTCTGAGTTTCAAACTAACAGATGTCACAGAGTCTTTGAACGCACCGGGGACTGTAGAGTCTGAACTTGTGTAAAATTAGAAGCTGAagcaggtttttgttgtttgtgttgcaggtgtTAAACCGACGCCTTCTCCAGGACCGAGAGTTGGTGACGGTGCAGTGACACTGAGCTCCTCCGTCctgcctctgctctctgctcctgtCTTTTTGTTCTGGCTTTAAAAAGACAGAAGCTGAAAGTCAGACATTATCAAGCTTTATTTGAgagcaaaacataaaatgtaGCAGCTCTTAAAATAAGAAGGGAAGAGTTCTGCTCTAAAACATCTAAAGGGATAAAAAATTCACTTTAATTTCAGataagaaacagatttaaagtcacaactctttaaaaaacaaagtcaatcaGAAGGTTGTTGAAGTAGAAATCCAGAGTAGAACACATTTCATCTGAGGGTCGAACAGCTCGTTTCTTATTTAGTTCAACTCAAAGATCAGTtcctgctgttactgctgctgtttgtgtcggtacattttatttaatattccTATAACCTGTAAATCCtataacatttcaaaatgcttGGCaataaaacctgaataaaaTTAGAGTAGAGTAGGGATAGAATTAGAGATAGAAttaaaaaagtttgaaaaatggaaaaaaaaacaaaacaatcaacaaaaaaacaagtagaCAATAGAAAGCACTAAGAAATgaatcatgttgttgttgtttgttttctctcacaccTCCTTGTTCATAGTGCAGATGTTGATGTTGTCTTGTCAGCTGCTGATCTGTAAAAGATGCTTACAGATGCTGAAGGATaactcttttttcccccatgttTCTGGCTGTAAATGATCGGAATCGATGCAGAACTAAGGAAGAACGGCACCTGTCCACatcaaagtccgtccactaaagtgcttgtttttgtcactgacagactccgattgttcttctcagtgtctgacatgGATTCCTACAGAGGCAGAGctgtttattaaagagtcagatccttttagtttaaccagaaacatctctatatatcactaccagactccatagagaaaaacagggatttaaccaggagctgctggaatatcactgcctccatctgttagtgtgtctgtgttactgtgtgactttcagtggtggaagaagtaatcagatactttactgaagtaaaagtaccacacagtaacaagCACgttagtggacggactttgatGTGGACAGGTGCCGTTATTCCTTAGTTCTGCATCGATTCcgatcatttacacccagaaacatggaaaaatcaggcccaggtaaaaaaaaaaaataccagagttatcctttagtTTCCACACTGGTAACCTAAAATATCCTGCTGATTTATAGTTTTAAAGTTATACATACCTTTAACTGCTTCATTTTCAGGGATACGTCAGACAGTAGAAAGATGTTGAGAacacctctctctgttgttACTAAAAATGGCCACAGTGGGAGTTTAACCAATTTTCGCTGTGGCAAAAAGTCTAAATATTGATGATGCGCGTTCTTAAATACACTCCACGTCCAGTATATTGGGTTCACCCAGTTGCAACAATCCCTCTGATTGGCCTAATGAGGGCACCCTCAACTCCTCTTTTAAGATGTAATCTTAGTAAAATCAGGGACAACATGACCATGACTGGCCACTGGGGGTGCTGTTAtcaataattacatttattccTCCTGCAAGTTCTTTTCAAATGATGGCTTTTGGAGCAGAACTCATCTCAGGCTTTTCTTAAATATGTTACAGCTTGTCACCTGAAGGATATGTTACactattatttatattattagcCAAAAAAGCTACACTTCTACTGAAGGATGACATGTTCGGTTTTGTTGTGATGTTGACATGTAAAAGTTACAGGCGGGATAagataaattttatttatttattttattttatgaaacatGAAGTAAAATTGAAtgatgtttttgctattgctacatagctaatgttagcattatcTGCCAttccaagagcttcagccatcgttgtgtttacaagaggtt
Proteins encoded in this window:
- the LOC127140946 gene encoding CXADR-like membrane protein, encoding MRHFGRLIWIVIYGISTVSCQVKVEGFISDSVLLPCIYREGPLPDQFNVHWRDKDDKIVLDINNRVQDLTTQDQVFKGRVRSFPDEYKAGNFTVVLEQARQSDSGTYECHVPKVDFQRRVQLTVAGVKPTPSPGPRVGDGAVTLSSSVLPLLSAPVFLFWL